One genomic segment of Clostridiales bacterium includes these proteins:
- a CDS encoding ABC transporter ATP-binding protein: MKYKRFLPFLKTYKKYIFLAFFFMLFDVLGEIIQPTLMSKIVDIGIAKKNLPYIFKMGGFMLMMGIIAIMGGTANVYFASKSGVGFVTDLRKLLFHKIQQFSFSNIDNFSTASLVTRLTNDMTIIQLLVVVALRLLFKSPLMLILGLIMAFSINPKLALIFAVAIPVLAFAIYTVLSRAFPLFKTVQRKLDTVNANIQENLINVRVVKSFVRQDFEKKKFAKSSNDLKETAEKAVHTVIMNMPVVTLIMNLSIIALIWFGGRRVMNGSMQVGQLMSFISYVTQILFSLMLLSFVIILSGRASASADRVIEVLDTDIDIADKKDASDKMIENGTVEFKNVYFKYNKSDNYVLKNISFKAQKGQVIAIIGATGSGKTSLVQLIPRLYDVSEGQVLVDGADVRDYKIKNLRQGIGFVLQNNVLFSGTIKDNIKWGDIKAADDEVKKFAEYAQADDFISAFPDKYDTELGQGGVNVSGGQKQRISIARALIKKPKILILDDSTSAVDTETEARIRASFKKALKGTTIFIIAQRISSVQSADKIIVLDRGEIVGEGTHGELMKTSKEYQEIYYSQQSKEVIAQ, translated from the coding sequence GTGAAATATAAAAGATTTTTGCCTTTTTTGAAAACTTATAAAAAGTATATATTTCTGGCATTCTTTTTTATGCTGTTCGATGTTCTGGGGGAAATTATCCAGCCTACACTTATGTCAAAAATTGTCGATATAGGAATAGCAAAGAAAAACCTTCCCTATATATTCAAAATGGGAGGATTTATGCTGATGATGGGCATAATAGCCATTATGGGCGGAACAGCCAACGTTTATTTCGCCTCTAAAAGCGGCGTGGGCTTTGTAACGGACCTCAGGAAGCTGTTGTTTCATAAAATACAGCAATTTTCATTCTCAAACATAGATAATTTCAGCACCGCCTCTTTAGTAACAAGGCTCACCAACGACATGACCATAATACAGCTTTTAGTAGTTGTGGCGCTAAGGCTGCTGTTCAAGTCTCCGCTGATGCTTATCCTTGGTCTTATAATGGCTTTCAGCATCAATCCGAAGCTTGCTCTCATATTTGCAGTGGCAATACCTGTTTTAGCATTTGCTATTTATACGGTTTTATCAAGGGCTTTCCCGCTTTTTAAAACTGTACAGAGAAAACTCGACACGGTAAATGCAAACATACAGGAAAATCTTATAAACGTCAGAGTCGTAAAGTCCTTTGTAAGGCAGGATTTCGAAAAGAAAAAATTTGCAAAATCCAGTAACGATCTGAAAGAGACGGCTGAAAAAGCAGTGCATACGGTTATTATGAATATGCCTGTTGTAACGCTCATAATGAACCTGTCTATAATAGCCTTAATCTGGTTTGGAGGCAGGAGAGTAATGAACGGTTCCATGCAGGTTGGACAACTTATGTCCTTTATAAGCTATGTAACCCAGATACTATTTTCCCTGATGCTTCTTTCATTTGTAATAATACTCTCCGGAAGAGCAAGCGCATCGGCGGACCGCGTTATAGAGGTCCTGGATACGGATATCGATATCGCCGATAAAAAGGATGCATCGGATAAGATGATAGAAAACGGAACAGTAGAGTTCAAAAACGTATACTTCAAGTATAACAAAAGCGATAATTACGTGCTTAAAAATATTAGTTTCAAAGCTCAAAAGGGACAGGTAATTGCCATAATAGGTGCTACAGGCTCAGGAAAAACGTCCCTTGTGCAGCTTATACCGAGGCTATACGACGTATCGGAAGGGCAGGTGCTGGTAGACGGAGCAGATGTAAGAGATTACAAGATAAAAAATCTGAGGCAGGGTATAGGTTTTGTGCTGCAGAATAACGTCCTGTTTTCCGGGACAATAAAGGATAATATAAAATGGGGCGATATAAAAGCTGCGGATGATGAAGTAAAAAAATTTGCAGAATATGCCCAGGCTGATGATTTTATATCCGCCTTTCCGGACAAATATGATACAGAACTAGGCCAGGGCGGAGTGAACGTATCAGGAGGACAGAAACAGAGGATCAGCATCGCAAGAGCCCTGATTAAAAAACCTAAAATACTGATTCTTGACGACTCTACCAGCGCTGTGGATACCGAAACCGAAGCCAGGATAAGGGCCTCCTTTAAAAAAGCGCTTAAAGGCACGACCATATTTATAATAGCTCAAAGGATAA
- a CDS encoding MarR family winged helix-turn-helix transcriptional regulator, which translates to MDTANINELDRCIRILYRRKVSAILKNIGLYNGQPRLLFHLYEKNGCNQKELSDYLNVSNATITVSLKRMEKCGIIRKVPDRNDLRNNIITLTDKGIIVIDKCKKIFKSINIKMYEGFNHEEIENLQNYYKRIIANLENMDDKELVV; encoded by the coding sequence ATGGACACTGCAAATATTAATGAATTGGACAGATGCATAAGGATATTATACAGACGTAAAGTATCGGCGATACTGAAAAATATCGGGCTGTATAACGGCCAGCCAAGGCTTCTCTTCCACCTGTATGAAAAAAATGGATGCAATCAGAAGGAACTGTCCGATTATTTGAATGTAAGCAATGCAACCATCACCGTTTCGTTAAAAAGAATGGAAAAATGCGGAATAATAAGAAAAGTCCCTGACAGAAATGACCTCAGGAATAATATTATAACCCTGACCGATAAGGGAATCATCGTAATAGACAAATGCAAAAAAATATTCAAAAGTATAAATATAAAAATGTATGAGGGATTTAATCATGAAGAAATAGAGAATCTCCAAAATTATTATAAAAGGATAATAGCAAATCTCGAAAATATGGATGATAAGGAATTGGTGGTGTAG